The following proteins are encoded in a genomic region of Thiomonas sp. X19:
- a CDS encoding thioredoxin domain-containing protein codes for MESLIVACLCAQWCGVCREWRPGFEALATRYPQARFVWIDVEDAAEALGDGEVDNFPVLAVQRGDLLLYCDVLPQQPGTWARLIDTLAALDAANAAQAATRMRQLGGLDIDLRRFLR; via the coding sequence ATGGAATCCTTGATCGTCGCCTGTCTATGCGCGCAGTGGTGCGGGGTATGCCGGGAATGGCGGCCGGGCTTCGAGGCCCTGGCCACGCGCTATCCGCAAGCGCGCTTCGTCTGGATCGACGTGGAGGACGCAGCCGAGGCCCTGGGCGATGGCGAGGTGGACAACTTTCCGGTGCTGGCCGTGCAGCGCGGCGACCTGCTGCTGTATTGCGATGTACTGCCCCAGCAGCCTGGAACCTGGGCGCGGCTGATCGACACGCTGGCGGCGCTCGACGCCGCGAACGCTGCGCAGGCGGCAACGCGCATGCGCCAACTGGGCGGACTCGACATCGACCTGCGCAGGTTCTTGCGCTGA
- a CDS encoding YggS family pyridoxal phosphate-dependent enzyme, which produces MTPSSPAARLRQVRERIAAAATEAGRDPASVRLLAVSKTFPAEAVAELAACGQADFGENYVQEGLGKMAALRATHPQLGWHFIGPLQSNKTREVAAQFDWVHAVDRLHIAQRLSAQRPAARNGSPLSPLQLCIQVNISGEGSKSGIAPEAVAELAHAVAVLPNLRLRGLMCIPAPAEGLQAQRAPFARLRRLLAELNRQGLALDTLSMGMSADLEAAVLEGATLVRVGTALFGARVARQTAQV; this is translated from the coding sequence ATGACGCCTTCCAGCCCTGCCGCACGCCTGCGCCAAGTGCGCGAGCGCATCGCCGCAGCAGCCACCGAGGCAGGACGCGACCCGGCCTCGGTGCGCTTGCTGGCCGTGTCCAAAACCTTCCCGGCCGAAGCCGTTGCCGAGCTTGCCGCCTGCGGCCAGGCCGACTTTGGCGAGAACTACGTGCAGGAAGGCCTGGGCAAGATGGCGGCCCTGCGCGCCACCCATCCGCAGCTCGGCTGGCATTTCATCGGACCGCTGCAGAGCAACAAGACGCGCGAGGTGGCGGCACAGTTCGACTGGGTGCACGCCGTGGACCGCCTGCACATCGCCCAGCGCCTGTCGGCCCAGCGCCCGGCCGCGCGCAACGGCAGCCCGCTTTCGCCGCTGCAGCTGTGCATCCAGGTCAACATCAGCGGCGAGGGCAGCAAGAGCGGCATTGCGCCCGAAGCCGTGGCCGAACTGGCCCATGCCGTGGCGGTGCTGCCCAATTTGCGCCTGCGCGGGTTGATGTGCATTCCGGCCCCAGCCGAGGGGCTGCAGGCGCAACGTGCGCCTTTCGCCCGGTTGCGACGGCTGCTGGCTGAACTCAACCGGCAAGGTCTCGCGCTCGACACGCTCTCCATGGGCATGAGCGCCGACCTCGAAGCCGCCGTGCTCGAAGGCGCAACCCTGGTGCGCGTGGGCACGGCCTTGTTCGGGGCGCGCGTTGCGCGGCAAACGGCGCAGGTCTGA
- a CDS encoding ABC transporter substrate-binding protein, whose amino-acid sequence MKFFWALLLSLGLSVSALAADPGVTESQILIGQSAPLTGPAAQLGIRLRLGIEAYLKAVNAEGGVDGRSIKLVSLDDGYEPARTVANTKRLINDDKVFALLGYVGTPTTLAAKLLIDEAKIPLVGPFTGAMALREPVDRYIFNIRASYNDETRRMVDNFLFLGLKKVAVFYQDDAFGKAGLSGVVKALAAHGLKPVATGTVQRNTVDVAAALKSILSAKPDLIVEVGTYTEAAAFIKAARAQGYAGQFANVSFVGSEALAKALGKEGDGVMITQVVPFPYSGAIAIVREYQARMAASGHKDDYDFTSLEGYIDAKVLVQGLRKAGKTPTRTGLIDALNAMNADDLGGFMVRFSPTDHSGSSLVDVTSITKDGKFRH is encoded by the coding sequence ATGAAATTCTTCTGGGCGTTGCTGCTCTCTCTGGGTTTGTCCGTTTCAGCGCTGGCTGCCGACCCCGGCGTGACGGAATCGCAAATCCTCATTGGCCAATCGGCACCCCTCACCGGCCCCGCGGCCCAGCTCGGCATCCGCCTGCGCCTGGGCATCGAGGCCTATCTGAAGGCCGTCAACGCCGAAGGCGGGGTGGATGGGCGCAGCATCAAACTCGTCAGCCTGGATGACGGCTACGAGCCCGCACGCACCGTGGCCAACACCAAGCGACTCATCAACGACGACAAGGTCTTCGCCCTGCTCGGCTACGTCGGCACGCCCACCACGCTGGCCGCCAAGCTGCTCATCGACGAGGCGAAAATTCCGCTCGTTGGGCCATTCACGGGTGCCATGGCCTTGCGTGAGCCGGTGGACCGCTACATCTTCAACATCCGTGCCAGCTACAACGACGAAACCCGCCGGATGGTCGATAACTTTCTGTTCCTCGGGCTGAAGAAAGTCGCCGTGTTCTACCAGGACGACGCCTTCGGCAAGGCCGGCTTGTCGGGCGTGGTCAAGGCCCTGGCAGCGCATGGCCTCAAGCCCGTGGCCACCGGCACGGTTCAGCGCAACACGGTGGATGTGGCTGCGGCGCTGAAATCCATCCTGTCGGCCAAGCCCGATCTCATCGTCGAGGTCGGCACCTACACCGAAGCCGCGGCCTTCATCAAGGCTGCACGCGCCCAGGGCTACGCCGGCCAGTTCGCCAACGTCAGCTTCGTGGGCTCGGAGGCCCTGGCGAAAGCCCTTGGAAAAGAAGGCGACGGCGTCATGATCACCCAGGTGGTGCCCTTCCCCTACTCGGGCGCGATCGCCATCGTGCGCGAGTACCAGGCGCGCATGGCGGCCAGCGGCCACAAGGACGACTACGACTTCACCAGCCTGGAAGGCTATATCGACGCCAAAGTCCTGGTTCAAGGTTTGCGCAAGGCTGGCAAGACGCCCACGCGCACCGGCCTGATCGATGCACTCAACGCCATGAATGCGGACGACCTCGGCGGTTTCATGGTGCGCTTCTCGCCGACCGACCATTCCGGCTCCAGCCTGGTCGACGTCACCAGCATCACCAAAGATGGGAAGTTCCGGCATTGA
- a CDS encoding cyclic nucleotide-binding domain-containing protein produces the protein MKKVFEMLRRGKPVTESRDDGPESQFFTTGFQDVDDATVPIVHWAERAKAIGARKLARPAPAKRLKELWSRDRFMAGLSPDDLEKCARHFEFYAADANKDLIAQNEYGGFMLVVLHGVVAVDRQQPWGERLRLTEVRAGNVLGEMSLLDAGPRWSYCTSLNPCEIAVLEAGALDSMIEQDPGSAARLIGSLARRLSLRLRKLGAPAQPA, from the coding sequence ATGAAAAAAGTCTTCGAGATGCTGCGCCGGGGCAAACCCGTGACGGAAAGCCGGGACGACGGCCCGGAATCCCAGTTTTTCACCACCGGCTTCCAGGACGTGGACGACGCCACCGTGCCCATCGTCCATTGGGCCGAGCGCGCCAAGGCCATCGGGGCGCGCAAGCTCGCAAGACCGGCGCCGGCCAAGCGCCTGAAGGAATTGTGGAGCCGCGATCGCTTCATGGCGGGGCTTTCCCCCGACGACCTGGAGAAATGCGCACGGCATTTCGAGTTCTACGCCGCCGATGCGAACAAGGACCTCATCGCCCAGAACGAATACGGCGGCTTCATGCTGGTGGTGCTGCACGGCGTGGTGGCCGTCGACCGGCAGCAGCCCTGGGGCGAGCGCCTGCGACTCACGGAAGTGCGCGCCGGCAATGTGCTGGGCGAGATGTCGCTGCTCGACGCCGGGCCGCGCTGGTCCTACTGCACCTCGCTCAACCCCTGCGAGATCGCCGTGCTCGAAGCCGGGGCGCTTGATAGCATGATCGAGCAAGATCCGGGTTCGGCCGCACGCCTCATCGGCTCGCTGGCACGCCGCCTTTCGTTGCGCCTGCGCAAGCTGGGCGCTCCGGCGCAGCCGGCATGA
- a CDS encoding PilT/PilU family type 4a pilus ATPase: protein MERDQASKFVHDLLRLMVSRGGSDLFLTADFPPAIKVDGQVSKMSAQPLTAQHTQALARAIMNDRQSSDFEKNKECNFAIAPSGIGRFRCNAFMQQGNIGLVLRLIPQTVPTIDSMGLPKVLEELAMAKRGLIIFVGATGSGKSTSLAAMLDWRNEYSYGHIVTVEDPIEFVHAHKNCIITQREVGIDTDSWEAALKNSMRQAPDVILMGEIRDRETMDHAVAFAETGHLVLATLHANNANQALDRIVNFFPEERRSQLLMDLSLNLKALISQRLLPRQDGRGRVAAVEIMINSPLIADHIFKGEVGEIKDVMKRSRELGMQTFDQALFDLFEANQISYEDALRNADSVNDLRLRIKLDGKRGQQDPSSGTEHLAIV, encoded by the coding sequence ATGGAACGCGACCAAGCCTCCAAATTCGTCCACGACCTGTTGCGCCTGATGGTCAGCCGCGGCGGTTCCGACCTGTTCCTCACGGCAGACTTCCCCCCCGCCATCAAGGTCGACGGGCAAGTCAGCAAGATGTCGGCGCAGCCGCTCACCGCCCAGCACACCCAGGCACTGGCGCGCGCCATCATGAACGATCGGCAGTCCTCGGATTTCGAGAAGAACAAGGAATGCAACTTCGCCATCGCCCCATCGGGCATCGGCCGCTTTCGCTGCAACGCCTTCATGCAGCAGGGCAATATCGGCCTGGTGCTGCGGCTCATTCCGCAAACCGTGCCGACCATCGACAGCATGGGCCTGCCCAAGGTGCTGGAAGAACTGGCGATGGCCAAGCGCGGACTCATCATCTTCGTCGGCGCCACCGGCAGCGGCAAGAGCACGTCCTTGGCCGCCATGCTCGACTGGCGCAACGAGTACTCCTACGGCCACATCGTCACGGTTGAAGATCCGATCGAGTTCGTCCACGCGCACAAGAACTGCATCATCACCCAGCGCGAAGTCGGCATCGACACCGACAGTTGGGAAGCCGCGCTGAAGAACAGCATGCGCCAGGCGCCGGACGTCATTCTGATGGGCGAAATCCGCGACCGGGAAACCATGGACCATGCCGTGGCGTTCGCCGAAACCGGCCACCTCGTGCTGGCCACGCTGCACGCCAACAACGCCAACCAGGCGCTCGACCGTATCGTCAACTTCTTCCCCGAGGAACGTCGCAGCCAGTTGCTAATGGACTTGTCGCTCAACCTCAAGGCGCTGATTTCGCAACGCCTGCTGCCCAGGCAGGACGGGCGCGGACGGGTTGCCGCGGTGGAAATCATGATCAACTCACCGCTCATTGCCGACCACATCTTCAAGGGCGAGGTGGGCGAAATCAAGGACGTGATGAAGCGCTCACGCGAGCTGGGCATGCAGACTTTCGACCAGGCCTTGTTCGACCTGTTCGAAGCCAACCAGATCAGCTACGAAGACGCCCTGCGCAACGCCGATTCGGTCAACGATCTGCGCCTGCGCATCAAGCTCGACGGCAAGCGCGGCCAGCAAGACCCGTCCAGCGGCACTGAACACCTGGCCATCGTTTGA
- a CDS encoding nucleoside recognition domain-containing protein, protein MLNRLWLGFFLTAAVAALARWTLAGDAAVFGAIVDSLFAMAKLSVEVMVLLFGTLTLWLGLLRIAERAGLVDALARLLGPLFRRLMPGVPEGHPAIGLITLNFAANVLGLDNAATPIGLRAMRELQTLNPSSDTASNAQILFLVLNASSLTLLPVSIFMYRAQQGAPDPTLVFLPILLATSASTLTGLLSVAFMQRLKLWDPVALAWLGGGALLLGGLLALLATLSAAALASVSSLVGNLALFGVIVAFLVAGAVRRVPVYEAFIEGAKQGFEVARDLLPYLVAMLCAVGVLRASGALGYALDGIRWAVHGLGFNDAFVPALPTALVKPFSGSAARAMLIETMRHYGVDSFPALTAATMQGSTETTFYVVAVYYGAVGIRRVRHTVGCALLADLAGVIASIAVCYWFFGGR, encoded by the coding sequence ATGCTGAATCGTCTCTGGCTCGGATTCTTCCTCACCGCCGCTGTGGCCGCGCTGGCGCGCTGGACCCTGGCCGGCGATGCGGCGGTGTTCGGGGCCATCGTCGACAGCCTGTTCGCGATGGCCAAGCTCTCGGTCGAGGTGATGGTGCTGCTGTTCGGCACGCTCACGCTGTGGCTGGGGCTGCTGCGCATCGCCGAGCGCGCCGGCCTGGTCGATGCGCTGGCGCGGCTGCTGGGCCCGCTGTTCCGGCGCCTGATGCCCGGGGTGCCGGAAGGTCATCCGGCGATCGGCCTGATCACGCTCAACTTCGCCGCCAACGTGCTGGGGCTGGACAACGCCGCCACGCCGATCGGCCTGCGCGCAATGCGCGAGCTGCAGACGCTCAACCCCAGCAGCGACACCGCCAGCAACGCGCAGATCCTGTTCCTGGTGCTCAACGCCTCCTCGCTGACCCTGCTGCCGGTGAGCATCTTCATGTACCGCGCGCAGCAGGGCGCCCCCGACCCGACCCTGGTGTTCCTGCCCATCCTGCTGGCCACCAGCGCGTCCACCCTCACCGGCTTGCTCAGCGTGGCCTTCATGCAGCGGCTGAAGCTGTGGGACCCGGTGGCGCTGGCGTGGCTGGGCGGCGGCGCGCTGCTGCTGGGCGGACTGCTGGCCTTGCTGGCCACGCTGTCGGCGGCGGCGCTGGCCAGCGTGTCGTCGCTGGTCGGCAACCTCGCGCTGTTCGGCGTGATCGTCGCCTTTCTGGTCGCCGGTGCCGTCAGGCGCGTGCCGGTTTACGAGGCCTTCATCGAGGGCGCCAAGCAGGGCTTCGAGGTCGCGCGCGACCTGCTGCCGTATCTGGTCGCGATGCTCTGCGCCGTCGGTGTGCTGCGCGCCTCCGGCGCGCTGGGCTATGCGCTGGACGGCATCCGCTGGGCGGTGCACGGACTGGGCTTCAACGATGCCTTCGTGCCCGCCCTGCCGACCGCGCTGGTGAAGCCTTTTTCCGGCAGCGCCGCGCGCGCCATGCTGATCGAGACCATGCGCCACTACGGCGTGGACAGCTTTCCGGCACTGACCGCCGCGACCATGCAGGGCAGCACCGAGACTACGTTCTACGTGGTCGCGGTGTACTACGGCGCGGTCGGCATCCGCCGCGTGCGCCACACCGTTGGCTGCGCGCTGCTGGCGGACCTGGCCGGGGTGATCGCCTCGATCGCGGTGTGTTACTGGTTTTTCGGCGGGCGCTGA
- a CDS encoding Do family serine endopeptidase, with translation MKSRKLWAALAAAGIIGGSGFMAYQVSYAGIPAHVELNNKTVPLFNNPPGAPMQTAAVGGPNFAAIVKQFGATVVHINVRGETKSTDAPDMSQVPPQLRNSPFFQFFQQFQNQQPREVPTEGLGSGFIISSDGLILTNAHVVKGAKSVMVTLTDHRSYKAKVLGYDTKTDIAVVKIPATNLPTIRVGNPANLEPGDWVLAIGSPYGFYNTVTSGIVSAKSRSLPDDDMVPFIQTDVAVNPGNSGGPLFNTKGDVVGINSQIFTQTGAFEGLSFAIPINVAVTVAKEIIQSGHVEHAKLGIAVQTVSQQLANSFGLQTPRGALVANVAKGSPAAKAGLKAGDIILSVNNEPVNDSADLPMMIGLMRPGQPVKLGVWSNHRESTITATLGSFSSNTLVADAGGSTEGGHGLGLEVRPLKPTEEQQADVHHGLLVENVTGPAEQAGVQSGDILLAVDGKPVDSIDQVRTILKKAGKTVALLIQRGNNRIFVPVEMG, from the coding sequence ATGAAATCCAGAAAACTGTGGGCAGCCCTGGCTGCCGCCGGCATCATCGGGGGCAGCGGTTTCATGGCCTACCAGGTGAGCTATGCCGGCATTCCAGCCCATGTGGAACTCAACAACAAGACGGTGCCCCTGTTCAACAACCCGCCGGGCGCGCCGATGCAGACCGCTGCCGTGGGCGGGCCGAACTTCGCCGCCATCGTCAAGCAATTCGGCGCCACGGTGGTGCACATCAATGTGCGCGGCGAAACCAAGAGCACCGACGCACCCGACATGTCGCAGGTGCCGCCGCAACTGCGCAACTCGCCCTTTTTCCAGTTCTTCCAGCAGTTCCAGAACCAGCAGCCGCGCGAGGTGCCGACCGAAGGCTTGGGCTCGGGCTTCATCATCAGCTCCGACGGGCTCATCCTCACCAATGCCCACGTCGTGAAAGGCGCCAAGTCGGTGATGGTCACGCTCACCGACCACCGCAGCTACAAGGCCAAGGTGTTGGGCTATGACACCAAGACCGACATCGCCGTGGTGAAGATTCCCGCCACCAATCTGCCCACGATCCGCGTGGGCAACCCGGCCAACCTGGAACCTGGTGATTGGGTGCTGGCCATCGGTTCGCCCTACGGCTTCTACAACACCGTGACCTCGGGCATCGTCAGCGCCAAGAGCCGCTCGCTGCCCGACGACGACATGGTGCCCTTCATTCAAACCGACGTGGCCGTGAACCCCGGCAACTCCGGCGGCCCGCTGTTCAACACCAAGGGCGACGTGGTCGGCATCAACTCGCAGATCTTCACCCAGACCGGGGCGTTCGAGGGTCTGTCCTTCGCCATCCCGATCAACGTGGCCGTGACGGTGGCCAAGGAAATCATCCAGAGCGGCCATGTGGAACACGCCAAGCTCGGCATCGCGGTGCAAACCGTGTCGCAGCAACTGGCCAACTCCTTCGGCCTGCAAACGCCACGCGGCGCGCTGGTGGCCAATGTGGCCAAGGGCAGCCCGGCGGCCAAGGCCGGCCTGAAGGCGGGCGACATCATCCTGAGCGTCAACAACGAACCGGTGAACGACTCGGCTGATCTGCCGATGATGATCGGTCTGATGCGGCCGGGCCAGCCCGTCAAGCTCGGCGTCTGGAGCAACCATCGCGAATCCACCATCACCGCCACCCTGGGCAGCTTCAGCAGCAACACCCTGGTGGCCGATGCCGGCGGCAGCACCGAAGGCGGCCATGGCCTCGGCCTGGAAGTGCGGCCGCTCAAGCCGACCGAAGAGCAGCAGGCCGATGTGCACCACGGCCTGCTGGTGGAGAACGTCACAGGCCCGGCCGAACAAGCTGGCGTGCAATCCGGCGACATCCTGCTGGCCGTGGACGGCAAGCCGGTGGACAGCATCGACCAGGTTCGCACCATCCTGAAGAAAGCCGGCAAAACCGTGGCGCTCCTCATCCAGCGCGGCAACAACCGCATCTTCGTCCCGGTGGAAATGGGCTAA
- the ettA gene encoding energy-dependent translational throttle protein EttA, which translates to MAQYVFTMNRVGKIVPPKRHILKDISLSFFPGAKIGVLGVNGSGKSTVLKIMAGVDKDIEGEAVAMPGIRMGYLPQEPQLDAEQTVREAVEAGLGGVLAAKKRLDEVYAAYAEPDADFDKLAEEQAQLEAIIATGEGSNTDLQLEIAADALRLPPWEARVGDLSGGEKRRVALCRLLLSKPDMLLLDEPTNHLDAESVDWLEQFLHRFPGTVVAVTHDRYFLDNAAEWILELDRGHGIPWKGNYSTWLEQKEARLEQESRAVDAHMRAMKQELEWVRQNPKGRQAKSKARMARFEELSSQEYQKRNETNEIFIPFAERLGNQVVEFHEVSKSYGDRLLIDKLSFSVPPGAIVGVIGPNGAGKSTLFRMLSGREQPDSGTVVIGPTVRQAYVDQSRDALPDDKTVWEAVSGGHDIITVGKFEMASRAYLGRFNFKGGDQQKLVGQLSGGERGRLHLAKTLLSGGNMLLLDEPSNDLDVETLRALEDALLEFAGSVMVISHDRWFLDRIATHILAAEGDSQWNFFSGNYQEYEADKKKRLGEEGARPHRLRFKPLR; encoded by the coding sequence ATGGCGCAATATGTGTTCACGATGAACCGCGTCGGCAAGATCGTTCCGCCGAAGCGACACATTCTCAAAGACATTTCCCTGAGTTTTTTCCCCGGCGCCAAGATTGGCGTGCTGGGGGTGAATGGCTCGGGCAAGTCCACCGTGCTGAAGATCATGGCCGGGGTGGACAAGGACATTGAAGGCGAAGCGGTCGCCATGCCCGGCATTCGCATGGGCTATCTGCCGCAGGAGCCGCAACTCGACGCCGAGCAGACCGTGCGCGAAGCGGTGGAAGCCGGGCTGGGCGGCGTGCTGGCGGCCAAGAAGCGGCTGGACGAGGTCTACGCCGCCTACGCCGAGCCGGATGCCGACTTCGACAAGCTGGCCGAAGAGCAGGCCCAGCTGGAGGCCATCATCGCCACCGGCGAGGGCAGCAACACCGACCTGCAATTGGAAATTGCCGCCGACGCACTGCGCCTGCCGCCCTGGGAGGCGCGCGTGGGCGACTTGTCCGGTGGCGAAAAGCGGCGCGTGGCGCTGTGCCGGCTGCTGCTGTCCAAGCCCGACATGCTGCTGCTCGACGAGCCCACCAACCACCTCGACGCCGAGAGCGTGGACTGGCTGGAGCAGTTCCTGCACCGCTTCCCCGGCACCGTGGTGGCCGTGACCCACGACCGCTACTTCCTCGACAACGCCGCGGAGTGGATCCTGGAACTCGATCGCGGCCACGGCATTCCATGGAAGGGCAACTACAGCACCTGGCTGGAGCAGAAGGAGGCGCGGCTGGAGCAGGAGTCGCGCGCGGTGGACGCGCACATGAGGGCCATGAAGCAGGAGTTGGAGTGGGTGCGGCAGAACCCCAAGGGGCGCCAGGCCAAGAGCAAGGCGCGCATGGCGCGCTTCGAGGAACTGTCGAGCCAGGAATACCAGAAGCGCAACGAGACCAACGAGATTTTCATTCCCTTCGCCGAGCGCCTGGGCAACCAGGTGGTGGAGTTCCACGAGGTGAGCAAGAGCTACGGCGACCGGCTGCTGATCGACAAGCTCAGCTTCTCGGTGCCGCCGGGCGCCATCGTCGGCGTCATCGGGCCGAATGGCGCCGGCAAGTCCACGCTGTTTCGCATGCTCAGCGGGCGCGAGCAGCCGGACTCGGGCACGGTCGTCATCGGCCCCACGGTGCGCCAGGCCTATGTCGACCAGAGCCGCGACGCGCTGCCCGACGACAAGACCGTGTGGGAGGCCGTGAGCGGCGGGCACGACATCATCACCGTGGGCAAGTTCGAGATGGCCAGCCGCGCCTACCTGGGCCGCTTCAACTTCAAGGGTGGCGACCAGCAGAAGCTGGTGGGGCAGCTCTCCGGCGGCGAGCGCGGGCGCCTGCACCTGGCCAAGACCCTGCTGTCAGGCGGCAATATGCTGCTGCTCGACGAGCCGAGCAACGACCTCGACGTGGAAACCCTGCGCGCGCTGGAAGACGCGCTGCTGGAGTTCGCCGGCAGCGTCATGGTCATCAGCCACGACCGCTGGTTCCTCGACCGCATCGCCACCCACATCCTTGCGGCCGAGGGCGATTCGCAATGGAATTTCTTCTCCGGCAACTACCAGGAATACGAGGCCGACAAGAAGAAGCGCCTGGGCGAGGAAGGCGCCCGCCCGCACCGGCTGCGCTTCAAACCGCTGCGCTGA
- a CDS encoding type IV pilus twitching motility protein PilT — MDITQLLAFSVKNNASDLHLSAGLPPMIRVHGDVRRINVEPLGHKSVHAMVYDIMSDVQRKHFEEYFEVDFSFEIPGLARFRVNAFNQNRGAGAVFRTIPSKILTLDDLNAPKIFGELALKPRGLVLVTGPTGSGKSTTLAAMVNHLNENEYGHILTIEDPIEFVHESKKSLISQREVGPHTLSFSNALRAALREDPDSILVGEMRDLETIRLALTASETGHLVFGTLHTSSAPKTIDRIIDVFPSAEKDMVRAMLSEALVAVISQTLCKVKDGAGRVAAHEIMLGTPAIRNLIRENKVAQMYSMIQTSQAHGMQTLDQCLTDLVRRNAISASEARSKAKIPENFPGA, encoded by the coding sequence GTGGACATCACGCAATTGCTGGCGTTCAGTGTGAAGAACAATGCGTCGGACCTGCATCTGTCGGCTGGCCTGCCGCCGATGATCCGGGTGCATGGCGATGTGCGCCGCATCAATGTCGAGCCGCTGGGTCACAAGTCCGTGCATGCCATGGTGTACGACATCATGAGCGATGTGCAGCGCAAGCATTTCGAGGAGTACTTCGAGGTCGACTTCTCCTTCGAGATTCCGGGTCTGGCGCGCTTTCGCGTCAACGCCTTCAACCAGAACCGTGGCGCCGGCGCGGTGTTCCGCACCATTCCGAGCAAAATCCTCACGCTGGATGACCTGAACGCGCCCAAGATTTTCGGCGAACTGGCGCTCAAGCCCCGCGGCCTGGTGCTGGTGACGGGGCCCACCGGCTCGGGCAAGTCCACCACGCTGGCCGCCATGGTCAACCACCTGAACGAAAACGAGTACGGCCACATCCTCACCATCGAGGACCCGATCGAGTTCGTGCACGAGTCGAAAAAGTCGCTGATCAGCCAGCGCGAAGTCGGCCCGCACACGCTGAGCTTCTCCAACGCGCTGCGCGCGGCGCTGCGCGAAGACCCGGACTCCATCCTGGTGGGCGAAATGCGCGACCTGGAAACCATCCGCCTGGCGCTCACCGCCTCCGAAACCGGGCATCTGGTGTTCGGCACGCTGCACACCTCGTCGGCACCGAAAACCATCGACCGCATCATCGACGTCTTCCCCTCGGCCGAGAAGGACATGGTGCGCGCCATGCTGTCGGAGGCGCTGGTGGCCGTCATCTCGCAGACCCTGTGCAAGGTCAAGGACGGTGCCGGCCGCGTCGCCGCGCACGAGATCATGCTGGGCACCCCGGCCATTCGCAACCTGATCCGCGAGAACAAGGTGGCGCAGATGTATTCCATGATCCAGACCAGCCAGGCCCACGGCATGCAGACCCTGGACCAATGCCTGACCGATCTGGTGCGCCGCAATGCCATCTCCGCCAGCGAGGCGCGCTCCAAGGCCAAAATACCCGAGAATTTCCCGGGCGCCTGA
- a CDS encoding DUF3617 domain-containing protein, giving the protein MHPSIVVYAEQPENLQDLAMSRRFQTPFRRWIAGLPLIVAALWSSHAQAFSLKPGLWDYSVQSSTNGAPPVDLSQMMQNVSPAIKAEIEAQMKARGMAMDLGKQTLRLCLSPEFVAAKRPPLHLGGQCKVHWSQPTQGNWDFSYACTQPTSSGKGRVALASPTAYKTQFTAVTPQGTVSSTSEAHWVGSDCGSVPPLRPVP; this is encoded by the coding sequence ATGCACCCCAGCATCGTGGTCTACGCTGAACAGCCCGAGAACTTGCAGGATCTTGCCATGTCACGTCGCTTCCAAACCCCGTTCCGGCGCTGGATCGCGGGGCTACCCCTGATCGTTGCCGCCCTGTGGTCGTCCCATGCCCAAGCGTTCAGCCTCAAGCCCGGACTGTGGGACTACAGCGTGCAAAGCTCGACCAACGGCGCTCCGCCGGTCGATCTGTCGCAAATGATGCAAAACGTCTCCCCGGCGATCAAGGCCGAGATCGAAGCGCAGATGAAGGCGCGTGGCATGGCGATGGATCTGGGCAAGCAGACCCTGCGTCTGTGCCTGAGCCCCGAGTTCGTCGCGGCCAAGCGCCCGCCGCTGCACCTGGGCGGGCAATGCAAGGTGCACTGGAGCCAGCCCACGCAGGGCAACTGGGATTTCAGCTACGCCTGCACCCAACCCACCTCCAGCGGCAAGGGTCGCGTCGCGCTCGCCAGTCCGACGGCGTACAAGACCCAGTTCACCGCCGTCACCCCGCAAGGCACTGTCTCCAGCACCTCCGAGGCGCATTGGGTGGGCAGCGACTGTGGCAGCGTGCCGCCGCTGCGGCCCGTGCCGTAA